The Bombus pascuorum chromosome 11, iyBomPasc1.1, whole genome shotgun sequence genome includes the window AATTTCTGTGACTAATACGGTTCTACAAAGAATAGAGTTGTATTGTTTTCCTCTATCGACTTCGAAAAATGTTAAGAATCGTTAATCTAGTAATCCCATCATCGTGAAACCATAAGAAATGGGCTGAGTAGCGATTCTTGTACGCTTAACTTATATCTGGAATCTCGCGTACTTAtataagtatacatatatatatacatatatatacacacacacacacacattgtagatatatatatatatatatttattccatgcacatatgtacatacgtgcgtgtgtatatatatatatatatatatatatatatatatatatatgtatgtatatttacaagGATTTTCAATGATCGTGTTATCATCTCTCATTCGACAACAGAGCCTTGAAGTAAAGTATTTTGCATACTGAATAAAATACATGGTAATTCGGTTGGATCGTATCTAGGAACGTTTATTCTAATGGACAAGCGATACGagctttttaatttgaatcaACGGAATCTGTCGATGGTCGTGTAAAGTAGTAGAATCTTATAAAATGGAAGAGTAAATAGAAGAAGTGTACGGAAGCTTGAACATAGCTTATgctaaaaaagtataaaagcaAGTTGCCTACGCGCGAATATTCGTCATTCTAAATCAGCAGGGTTTGGTATTTTAAGAAGTATCTTTATAAGCTAAACGTAAATGTCAACGAATCAGAGCTCGCAAAATAATATAGTTTGGAGCTTTTTTCGcggtaaaattttttattatctccAGCAAATTGTATCTTTGTCgagaaacgtttaaaatatctcgtataaGAGTTTTGTAATTTGAGCGACTTTcaggaaatgaaatttttttaggCAAGATTTTTCAGAGATCGATATCTTACGATTTTAAATTTGAGGTTCATAACAATTTATCAGCATACGTTAGAGCTATGCGCGTCTTTTCACCTGTCTTCGTTTACTTCGAGGACGTCTTCAGCGTTCGCTTGCGCCCCTTGATCACCAATGACTACCTCGTTATCTTTATCGTTCTGCGAGTTCTCGGTTTTGTACAATACATCGTGGCAAAGTGGACAGCGGTCCTGGACGTACAGCCACTTCCGTAAACAAACACTGTGGAAGTAGTGATTGCAGCGCGTGATCTTGGCACTCTGCATTTCCTGATAGCAAATAGCACACACATCATTTAACACTCGAAGCTGTTCCGCCTTCGCTTCCGGAAGGGAATTAATCTTATTAACAGCTGATCGACGCTTCATGAACACGCTCCATCCGGCTTTCGCCTCACACCATATATTAAAGTAGGCATGAATGCATATCATGACGGCACGAATTGCTCCCCCAGATTCAAACACTAAAATCCAAAAGCCGTTGAAGAATAGGATAATACCGAATGCGAATTCAATGGTGTTGCCGAAAGatcgtattatatatacgCAGTCGTCGAGTTGCTCCCAGAACACGCTACGGTAAGCATCGATCAGGAAGAGGGAATAGATCGCAAGTGAAACCAACACTTTTACTATTACTTCGACACCAAACACCGATACTGCCAGTAACCAAGTGCTTACGGTATAGTGCGACCAAAGGTATACCAGCAACGATACTGGGAACAGTATTAAAAATGCACAAACTGCCAGAGCGCGGATGTGTCGATGAAGCGCTGGGTTATGCGAGGCGCTGAGCGACATCAACAACGGATTGACGATGTTGTGCACGAAATGTAGAACCGCCGTaaacaataaacaaaaattacggCACAGTCTGACCAAACGTTTCTCTCTGTCCAAAGCCGTCAGTCCAGTTTGCAGGGCCagcacgtaaaataaaatcgcgGATACGGTACCGATACTCTTCTCCTCTTCGTCTTCCGTAAGTAGCACCCATTGAAAGAAACAACCGATGTAATTACAAATAAGCGAAATTATGCTAGTCATTCCTAAGAGTGCCGTCACAGTCTCGCAGCCATTGACTAATAAACTTTTAAGCATTATGTAGTAGGTGAACGTCTCTTCGCCATAATGATTTTCAAGGATTTGAAACACGTGTGCTCCCACGCGTAACATCCAAAACGTGCGTAGCACATACGGAATGTTCAATCGAATCCATTCGGTTTCAGCAAGCGCGGACAGACCATAGTTGCTTATGAAATTACGCGTATATTGATAACTCATATAAATTAAGTTTATCATGGTGAC containing:
- the LOC132911575 gene encoding protein TRC8 homolog yields the protein MDTSMREKLHTFMNVIIRVPPLFIIDELLRIGLGLSNDNVVLHSSERDFKISKLPDSIVNLIISASFLDLFGVEYFTFKMYFMIVLKFLCCCLGYIIAICIFMLWTKHLIVVYVYSMSVGAIFISYWSNFNTMKAIITYVSTHESTTSILDDILYLNLKYVLNDGPGFLIIQNYVIQCLLASIFCYIHLAPRRPVVQKLLVLSFMAPSILGICPLPKQVLHNLPVFATLLPLAVCKFAIWYNGVTMINLIYMSYQYTRNFISNYGLSALAETEWIRLNIPYVLRTFWMLRVGAHVFQILENHYGEETFTYYIMLKSLLVNGCETVTALLGMTSIISLICNYIGCFFQWVLLTEDEEEKSIGTVSAILFYVLALQTGLTALDREKRLVRLCRNFCLLFTAVLHFVHNIVNPLLMSLSASHNPALHRHIRALAVCAFLILFPVSLLVYLWSHYTVSTWLLAVSVFGVEVIVKVLVSLAIYSLFLIDAYRSVFWEQLDDCVYIIRSFGNTIEFAFGIILFFNGFWILVFESGGAIRAVMICIHAYFNIWCEAKAGWSVFMKRRSAVNKINSLPEAKAEQLRVLNDVCAICYQEMQSAKITRCNHYFHSVCLRKWLYVQDRCPLCHDVLYKTENSQNDKDNEVVIGDQGAQANAEDVLEVNEDR